The proteins below come from a single Vanessa atalanta chromosome 21, ilVanAtal1.2, whole genome shotgun sequence genomic window:
- the LOC125072450 gene encoding uncharacterized protein LOC125072450, which translates to MEKTNATESDLMHLRSDPPFPHKAACIVTCLLEKIGIVKDQVFSKSGFMVIVGPLVFQNKKKLDHMKTVSENCDKEIKSDEDSCKLGNEIPQCIFKYAPELHFKS; encoded by the exons ATGGAGAAGACCAATGCTACGGAATCTGATCTGATGCACCTTCGCAGTGATCCACCTTTCCCGCATAAGGCCGCTTGTATCGTCACCTGTTTATTAGAAAAA ATAGGCATCGTGAAGGACCAAGTATTCTCAAAATCTGGCTTCATGGTCATCGTGGGTCCGCTGGTCTTTCAAAATAAGAAGAAATTGGATCACATGAAGACTGTCTCCGAGAATTGTGATAAAGAG ATAAAAAGCGATGAAGATTCTTGTAAACTTGGTAATGAAATACCTCAGTGTATTTTCAAATACGCCCCCGAACTACATTTCAAGAGTTAA